In Actinomyces marmotae, the DNA window GAGGGCCTGCCCCGCCTGGTCCCCAACGAGGACGAGGCCATCTCCAAGCAGTTGGAGCGCGCCTTCCGCAAGCGCAAGATTGCCTTCCGCACCTCGACGATGTTCGAGTCTGTCGAGCGTCATGACGACTCCGTCACCGTGCACGCCGCCGACGGCACCACCTACTACGCCGAGGTGCTGCTCATCGCTGTGGGCCGCGGCCCGGCCACCGCGAACCTCGGCTACGAGGAGGTCGGGGTGTCGATGGACCGCGGATTCGTGCTCGCCGACGAGTACGGCCGCACCAACGTCCCCGGCGTGTGGGCGGTGGGCGACATCGTCCCCGGCGTCCAACTGGCCCACCGCGGCTTCGCCCAGGGCATCGTCGTCGCTGAGAAGATCGCCGGCCTCGACCCCACCCCGGTCGACGACGTCCTCGTCCCCAAGGTCACCTTCTGCGAGCCCGAGATCGCCTCCGTGGGCCTCACCGAGGCCGCCGCCAAGGAGCTCCACGGCGACGAGGCGGTCACCACCGCCGAGTTCAACGTCGCCGGCAACGCCAAGAGCCAGATCCTGGGCACGCAGGGCTTCGTCAAGCTCGTCTCCCTCAAGGACGGCCCCATCCTCGGTTTCCACGCCATCGGGGCCCGCATGGGCGAGCAGGTCGGGGAGGGCCAGCTCATGGTCTCCTGGGAGGCTGACGCCGACGACGTCGCCTCGCTCGTCCACGCCCACCCCACCCAGAACGAGACCCTCGGCGAGGCCGCCATGGCCCTGGCCGGGAAGCCGCTGCACAACCACGGCTGATCCACCGAGGGCCCGAGCCCCACGAAGGTCCTGCGAGAATCCCCAAGGAAAGAGTCCACTCATGTCTGAATCCGTCAAGATGCCCGCTCTGGGCGAGTCCGTCACCGAGGGCACCGTCTCCTCCTGGCTCAAGGCCGTGGGCGACACCGTCACCGCTGATGAGCCCCTGGTCGAGGTCGCCACCGACAAGGTCGACACCGAGGTCCCCGCCCCCGCCTCCGGCGTCCTGCTCGAGATCCGCGTCCCCGAGGACGAGACCGTCGAGGTCGGCACCGTCCTGGCCATCATCGGAGAGCCCTCCGAGGCCGGCTCCACCCCCGCCCCCGAGGCGGCGCCCCAGGCGCCCGCCGCCCCGGCCGCTCCAGCTCCCGCCGCCCCCGCCGCGGCCCCGGCCACCCCGGCTCCCGCCGCCACGCCGGCCGG includes these proteins:
- the lpdA gene encoding dihydrolipoyl dehydrogenase, whose translation is MTDTVYDMVILGAGSGGYAAALRGAQLGLRVALIEADKVGGTCLHRGCVPTKAILHAAETADTVREASALGIRAALEGIDMPAVKAYKDGIISRMYKGLQGLVASRGIDLIQGWGRLVAPDAVEVDGRRITGKNVILASGSYSKNIGQEISGPVMTSEQALELDHVPASAVILGGGVIGVEFASAWASLGCQVTIIEGLPRLVPNEDEAISKQLERAFRKRKIAFRTSTMFESVERHDDSVTVHAADGTTYYAEVLLIAVGRGPATANLGYEEVGVSMDRGFVLADEYGRTNVPGVWAVGDIVPGVQLAHRGFAQGIVVAEKIAGLDPTPVDDVLVPKVTFCEPEIASVGLTEAAAKELHGDEAVTTAEFNVAGNAKSQILGTQGFVKLVSLKDGPILGFHAIGARMGEQVGEGQLMVSWEADADDVASLVHAHPTQNETLGEAAMALAGKPLHNHG